Below is a genomic region from Streptomyces sp. RPA4-2.
ACGCCGACTCCGCGCAGGGCGAGGTCCTGGGCGGACTCACCGAGCTTCTTGAGGTCGGTGTCGAGGGTGCTGATGAAGTCCGTCACCCGGGTCTGGATCGTCTCCTGCGCCTCCTTGGCACGGGAGGCGGCCTTCTCCTGGACGGTGTTCGCGTCCATGTTCTTCACGGTCTCGATGCGCGCCGGAGCCTCGGCGCGGATCTGCTCCACGATGCCGGGGACCTTCCTGGCCTGCTGGACGGCCAGGTCGGCGGTGCCGGCCAGGAAGTACAGCGGGGTCGGGTCCGTGGCGGCCTTGCGGATGTCGTCGGTGATGGCCATGGCGATGATCCTCCCGGAGTCGCTTTCAGCTGAGGGTTTGGGTGGTCCGCGGCGAACCTGCCGGTCTGCACCGGTAGCGGCGGCACTGCCGCCGCCGGTACGGGTCAACCGGCGGTCTGCTGCGGATCGGCATCGCTTCCGTCGGCCGTGCGGGGGCCTCGGACAGCGGTGTCCGGCGATTGCCGGGTGTCCGATATGTTCTGTGCCGGGTCCTGCACCGTCTCCTGGACCACGCCTGGGGCCATGTCCCGTGTCCCGCCCTGGGCCATGTCCGGCGTGATCTCGAATCCGTTCTCCTTGCGGAAGGACTCGTAGATCTGGAGCAGTACCTGCTTCTGCCGTTCGTTCAGCGTGGGATCGGCGAGGATGACGGCACGTGTCTCCACCTCGTCCCGGTCCCGTTCGGCGTCGAGGATGCCGGCCCGCACGTACAGCGTCTCGGCGGAGATCCGCAGCGCCTTGGCGACCTGCTGCAGCACCTCCGCGCTCGGCTTGCGCAGCCCGCGCTCGATCTGGCTCAGGTACGGATTGGACACCCCGGCGGCGTCGGCGAGCTGCCGCAGTGACAGCTGCGCGGTGCGCCGCTGTTCACGCAGATACTCACCGAGATTGCCGACGTTGAGCGATGCCATGGCTCCACCTTGCCGCACCCCCGCTAACAATTGCAAGCACCCGCTTGCAAAAGTGCGCTGCGCCACGCCGAAAGCCCCCGGTCGGACGCAGGCGCCGCTGTCCGTTCCCGGTAGGTCTGCGGTTTATTCGGAGCAGGCGTCCGTGCGTGCGCCCAACGGCGGTGGTTTTGCCGGAAGAGGCCGTGGCGGTGCCGTGCTGTCTCGTGAAGCCGTGGCGAGCTGTTGGTGCTGGTGCTCTCACGCTCAGCAGTCAGGATGGCTGGACTTGGTCGAAGAGTGCGAGGGCTTCGGCGGGGTCCGGGCTCACGAGGCGTTCCAGACCTGCCGTCGTGATCTTCGCCCACCTGCCGGCCCGTACCCACATCTGTTCCTCGAAGGCGCGGACGGTCTCGTCCAGATCCTCGGGGCCGGCGGCGATGGACTCGGCGAGTTCGGCGCCTTCCAGCATCGCGAGGTTCGCGCCCGCCCCCAAGGGGGGCATCAGGTGGGCGGCGTCGCCCAGCAGCGTCACCCCGGGAACGTGGGTCCAGGTGTGGGACACGGGCAGGACGTGGAGGGGGCGGTGGACGAAGGCGGTGCCGTGGCGGAGGAGGTCGAGGACAGGAGCGGCCCAGCCGTCGAACAGAGCCAGCAGCCTCGATCGCACGGCCTCGACGTCGGCCAGGTCCAGGTTCGCGTGCCAGTCCAGAGGGGCGCGGAACTGGGCGTACACCTTGACGTGGCCGCCGTTGTTGCGCTGGGCGACGAGAGCCCGGTTCACGCCGTACACCGCCACGGAACCGTCGCCGACCAGCCGGGCGAGGTCGGGATGGCGGGTGTCGACGTCGTCGAGGGAGGTCTCGACATAGGTGACGCCGGTGTAGTGCGGCGTCACCGACGAGACCGCCGGGCGGACCCGGGACCAGGCGCCGTCCGCGCCGACCACGAGGTCGAACGTCTCCTGCCGCCCGTCCGCGAAATGGACCAGTAGGCCATCCCGGGTCCCCGGCACCACCTGCGTCACGCCCCGGCCCCACTGGACATCGAGAGAGCCGAGCAGCAGGTCACGGAGTTGCCCGCGGTCGATCTCGGGATTGGCCCGGTCATCTGGACGGGGTCGCCAGTCGCGCAGGACGGTTCCGTCCGTGTCCAGGATGCGCATGGCCTGCCCTTCGGGACGGGACAGCTCCTGGAACTCCGCCAGCAGCCCCGCCTTGTCCAGCGCGAGCTGGCCCAGCCCTTCATGCAGGTCCAGTGTGCCGCCCGGGGGGCGGGCGTCGGGGGCGGGATCGCGTTCGAGGACGGTGACAAGGTGGTCATGGCGGTGCAGGACGCGGGCGAAGGTAAGGCCGGCAGGACCGCTCCCGACCACTGCGATGCGGTGTCTCATATCGATACACCGTATTGCTCGAATACGGTGTATCGCAACGGTACGGTGTGAGCATGACTGTCTGGGACCGGCCGGAACCGCCGTCTCGCCCCGTGCCGCTCGACCGGGAGCGGATCGTCGCCGCCGCCATCGCACTGGCCGACGAGGGCGGGCTGGAGGCGGTGTCGGTACGCAAGGTGGCCGCCCGCCTGGACGCGGGCCCGATGCGGCTGTACAGATACATCTCCAGCAAGGAGGAGCTGTTCGACCTCATGGTGGACGAGGTCCAGGCCGAGATCCTCACCGAGGAACAGCCCGGTGACTGGCGGGAGGCGCTCGGCGTCCTCGCCCAGCGCACCAGGCAGGCCGCTCTCCGCCACGCATGGCTGGCCGACCTGCTCGGCGGCCGCCCGGCGATGGGTCCGAACGGCCTCGCCGTGGCCGAGGCCACGCTGTCTGCCTTCGACGGCCTCGCCGACGTCGACACCGTCATGCGCGCCGTGGAGACGGTCAGCGCCTACTTCATCGGCGCGATCAGGCGTGAGACCGCGCACCTGCGGGCCGAGCACGCCACGGGCCTGTCCAAGCACGACTGGCAGCGCGCCCACGGCCCCCACATGACGAGCATGCTGGCCACCGGCCGCTTCCCGGCGTTGGCCAAGGCCGTGTACGACGGCACGGACGTGGACGCCGAGACATCCTTCGCAACCGGCCTGGAATGGGTCCTCGACGGCGTGGCCACCAAACTCGCCCGGCCGCCGGCGTGACGCTCAGCTCTTGCCGAATGCGAGCGAGGCCGGGGTCGGTGTCCACGGGCCGTGCGGGCCTGGGCCGCCACCATGAATCCTGCCGAAGGCCCCTCGCATCGACCCTGCTCGGCGGGCGCTACGGGCACCTCGCCGATGGACGAACCTCGGTCGGCACCGGCGCACCATCGACGCCGTCTGCACAGAGGCCGAGCCTCGGCTGAACGTCCCCACCCTTCGCGAGAAGCTCCACTCCTACGCCTTCTCCAACGACGCCCTTTTTCGCTGGACCGAGCCCTTGGGAAGGTCTCTGATGTTGGTGGCGACGCCGGACGACTACGACGCCCTACGGGATGAGTCCCACCACCAGAACTGAAAGACACCAGGCCGCGGCCGTGCCGTCCGACAGAACAAATGGGACCGTCTCAGCTCGCGCTCAAGCGGGCGCAGCACCGTGCAGATCCACTGGGCCGCCCGGCTCCGGTTTCGTCCCAACAGAACTGACGAGGCCCAGCTCAGAGACACCTCATCGATTCAGATCTTTTTGGGAACGGACAGCCGCGCCGGGACCCGATCCGCGCCCTCGGCGGCGACACGCCTCGACGGAGGCCGCCGGCCGGCTGCGGCCCCGCTGTCGAGAGGGGTGCTCTTACGAGATGGTCCGGCGTGGCCGCACTCGACAACCGACCGCGCCCCCTCGGAGGAATACGCGGAAAGGCGGCGGGAAATACCGGCCGAACCGGATCCGTAAAACCGTGGAGTCCACCGCCAGGAAAACGGTCCGGGTGGATGGCTTCTCTCTCCACCCGGACCGCGGAGTCAGTTATTGTTGTTGTTGGTGCCACCGCCATTGTTGTTGTTATTGTTGTTGTTATTGTTGACGATGACCGTAATCTTCAACCCGTCGTCGTCGAAGTCCCAGTCCCGCAGGTCGTAACCGGCGTCGCCGTCCTCATCGTCCTTGAAGTCCGCCCAGTCGTCGGCGCCCGCATCGGCCTTTGATTCCGCCCGGTCGTAACCACCGTCGACGTCCGCATTGTGCTCGAAGTCCGCCCAGTCGTGGCCACCGTCGACGCCCGCTTCCTCCTCGGGGGCGGCGAAGGCAACGCTTGAGCGGAAGGTCTTGAACGAGTCATGACCTGCGGCTTGCGCCATGGGCGCCGACCAGAGACCTACCATCCCGCCGCCGAGCACGATCAGCGCCGCCGCCCTCGCACCCCGGCGGGGGTGACGCGAGGGATTGCCCTCGCCCTGACGCCCGTTGCACATCGCCTTGAGCTTCGGAAACATCTTGCGTCCTCTCTCCTCGCATGAGCGAGGGAACTGTCCGATTGGTTCGAGGATGCAAACGTCGAGCCGCATCCAGCCTCATCACGCTTTCCGTGCGAACTGCATGCGATAACGGTTCGACCTGCGATGTTAGGCCAGATGCTGGCATGTCTGCGACATGCGGCTCACACCGATGGCGCGTCTGGAGACCAGGCGATAAAGTAATCGGCCTCAAATTGTCATGACGACCCTCGAGTTCGTCCGACGGGCCGTTTCGGCTTGCCGGACCGGCCATGGGCAGGCCGGCGGCCCGGCTGTGAGAGCGGAGCGAGCCACCTTGATCTTGAGGAGGCAGGGAAATCTCGGAACGGCGCCCGAGGCCTGTTCCGTGAAGCCCTCCGCGCACAGTACCGTTGCGGCCATGACTGCCGGGTCGGCCTCGTGCCGTGAGCGAGTGGGTTGCCCGGCCTCCGAGTGAGGCCGGGGCGGTGCAGGGCACCGCCCACTCCTTTTCCTCGCGCACTCCGGGATACGGAGTATCGCGCGCTTTCCCCCCTTCTCGATTTCCGCAACGCGGGCTTCGCGTGCCTTCGCACGCGCACGGCGCCGCGGCGATTCCCCCTGCCCGAAAACTGCCCGAAAAACAGAAAGCAGAGCATGCCCAACGCCTTCAACCAGCAGATCATCGATGAATTCCGCGCCCGTGACGGGAAGGTCGGCGGCCCTTTCGAGGGAGCCCGACTGCTCCTGCTGACCACCACCGGGGTCCGCACCGGAACCCCGCACACCACCCCCCTCGGCTACTACCCCGACGGCGGCGGCCGGGTCCTCGTCATCGCCTCGGCCGGGGGAGCGCCCAGGCACCCGGACTGGTTCCTCAACCTCGTCGCCGAGCCGCGCGTCCGCGTCGAGAGCGGTGTCTTCACGTACGACGCGCGGGCCGTCGTCCTGGAGGGCGCCGAGCGCGACCGGCTCTTCGCCCGGGCGGTGGAGGCCGACCCGGGATGGGCGCGGTACCAGGCGAAGACGGACCGCGTGATCCCCGTCGTCGCGCTCCAGGAGATCGCCCAGGACGGTCCGCCGCGCCTGAACGCCGGCTCCGTGAGCGAGGCCCTGAAACTCGTCCACGATGCCTTCCGGCGCGAACTCGCCCTGATACGAGCGGAGTTCGAGGCCACCGGCTCCCACCTGGGTGCCCAGCTCCGCGTCAACTGCCTAGCGCTCTGCCAGGGCCTGCACCAGCACCACACCGGCGAGGACATCGGTCTCTTCCGTGTCCTCGCCGACCGCCACCCCGAACACGCGCCGCTGCTCGACCGGTTGCGCGACGAGCACGGGCGGATCGCCGTGCTGGCCGGGGAACTGCGCCGGGTCGTCGGCGAGAAGCACGCCGACCCGGCTCTCGTACTCCCCGAGGTGGTACGCCTCACGGAAGCGCTCGAAGCCCATCTCACCTACGAGGAGGACCAGCTGATCCCGATTCTGGACGCGGCGACCGCCCCCTGAGACGGCGGGTGCGGCGACCTCGTCGAGCGGGACGAGGTCGCCGGCCGGCCACCGGGCCGGCCTGTCCGAGCGGGGCGGGCGCCGGCCAGGTGCCGGATGTCCCGCACGTTCGCGGGACGGTCAGGATTCCGCGGAGACCCCGGCCGGCCGCCGGCTCCCGCGTTCTCCGTGCGGCAGCGCGCGGGCGAGGTAGGGGTTCGTCGTCCTGCCCGGAAGTCCCAGCGCAGCGATGGCGTCGGCGAGGGTCATCGCGTAGGAGCCGACGGCCCGGCGGACGTTCGGGGCGTCCAGGCTGTCGCCGGTCACCAGACGGTCGAGGTCCACGTACGCCGAGCGGACCACCTCCATCCAGCGGTAGACACGCCAGTCCTCGCGCCAGCCCTTCGTGCAGTCCTCCGGCAGGACACGCTCCCAGCGGGCGAACAGGCGCTCACGGATCTCGGGCCGCGTGGGTGTGAGATGCATGTGCCGGACCAGGTCGTACAGCGGGTCGCCGACGACCGCCATCTCCCAGTCGATGAGCACCAGTCCACCCCACTCGCCGCGCACCAGGTTCCACGGATTGAGATCACCGTGCAGGAGTACGGGCCGACGCGGGACGAGTGTGTGGCGGTCGAGGATCTCGCCGAGCCGGTACCCGTCGGGGAGCCCGAGTTCCCGCATCAGATCCCGGGTCGGTTTGGTCAGTCCGTTCACCATGTGCACCAGTTCGGCGCGGAGTCCGGGGTAGAGATTCAGCCCTTCCATGAACGGATCCAGCTCTTCGCAGTCGACGGAGGACAGGGCCCCGAGCTGGTCCACGAGATCGTCCGCCTCGTAGGGGCGCAGCCCTTCCACGGGGTGATCCGGCGGCCTGAACCCGTCCGCCGGCCCCTCGTACGAGTGGATGGTGAACTGTTCCTTCAGGCCGCTGATGCCCAGGGCCAGCACCCGCGGGGCACGCACGGAGACGTCCGACCGCTCGATGGCTCCGAGGACGGCGTGCTCGTTGAGGAACCTGCGCTCGCGGGTGTTCGCCGCGCCGACCCTCCGACGGACCATGACGGGAAAGGGCAGGCTCGGCACCCGTACCGCCGTGTTGAGATGGGCCGTTCCCTTGAACACCCGATCCGCGGACGCGGCGCCCTCCTCGAACAGGGCCTCGCTCACGGCCGCCTTGGAGAGAGAGGGGTGCAGAGGAAGTCTTTCGTCGGCCGTCCAGACGATCCGCTCGCGGGACCAGTGATGTCCGTGCCGGTCTTCGTGGGACTCGTTCCAGCGGAAGAGAATGCGCTCGATCGCCGTCTCGTCCGGCACGCTCGCGAGCCGCAGTGGTTCCTCGGCCGCCAGCAGTGCCCGGTGCACCGCGCTCGTCGCGGCATCCAGTTCCTGCTGTTTGACGGAGTCACCCAGCGACATGGCGGCCCGGATCACATCCGGGTAGACGGACTGGGCACGCTCGAAGGCGACGTAGTTCCTGAGGTCGCGGTCGAGCCCGTGCACGGCCGCGGGACGCCGGCGGCCCATCGCCTCCCGCCATGCCTCGATCACCTCGGGCCACTGGTAGTCGGGGTACCGCATGCGCACCAGGTGCGTGGCGAGGTCGTGCAACGGGTCGCCGTAACTCGCCAGTTCCCAGTCGACGCAGATCAGGGGCGGGGCGCCGTCGTAGGACACGATCACGTTGTCCCGGTGCAGGTCGGTGTGGAGCAGGCTGAAGGGGCGGCTGACCTGTGCCGGCACCTTCTCGGCGAATCGCACCATCGCGTCCTCGGGAATACCCAGCATCGCGAAAAGACCGCCGAATTCGTCCCAGTTGCGCTGTCTGATCTGCTTCTCCGCCGCGAACGCCAACGTCCGTAGAAAGGCTCTGCTGTCACGGCTGGAGCGGGGCCAGGACGGTGGCAGCGGAGGAAGATGCCGTCTGCGCACCTGCGTCATGTCCGCCAGGAGATCCGCGAGTGCGCGGACCAGACCGGCGTGCAGCGGATTGTCGTTCGGGCAGATGCGCGACAGCGGCATGCCCTCCACATAGCTGAGAATGGTCAGATCACGGTGCTTGACCAGGCAGCGCGGAACGTGCGGCAGTACGCCGCAGATCGTGTTGAGGATCTCCGCCTCGTCCTGCCAGGTCCTGATGACCACGGGCAGCGCCGAGGGGATACGTTCCCGCACCGTCACCGGCGCACCGTCTTCGCACGCCACCAGACGGGAGTCGTGTTCCGTGAGCGGCCTCACCATGTAATTCAGATTGTGGTGTCCCCGGCCGAACGATCCGAATGCCTTGGCGTAGCGGACGAAGTCGCGGTACTCCGTGTCCGACGCCTCTTCCAGGGCCAGGGGACCGGGCGGGCCGGACATCAGCGGAACGCCCACGGTCACTCCTGAATGGCTGTGCGTTGTCGCCGATGTTCATGCACCGCGACGAGGGTGAGGACACCCTAGTGGTCGCCCGGGAGCGTGACCGGGCAATCGCCGCGTATTGAGAAAGAGTTCTACATTCAAGGAGTGCCGCGCTGCTGGAGGCCCCGTGGGTCCGGCTTCGGCTCAGGACGGCTGCGCGAGAAGATTCCAGCAGGAGTCGAACCAGGCGTGCATGCTCTCGACGAACACCGACCCGGAGGAGTCGGGATCACCCTCGTCGTTGACGTGGCGGGTGAGTGTCGATCCCAGGCCCAGCACGTCGATGGCGTCGACCTCTGTCTCGGCCTCGGTCTCGTCGTCCATGAGGATCGAGCGTTCCACCACCTCGTACGGCCCGAACAGTGCCTCGGCACCCGGGCGCAGATACAGCTTGAACGTGGGGGTGAGCGGCACATGCCGGACCTCCACCCGCACGGACGGCACGAGGCCCTCCGTCTGCAGGTCCCGCAGCGCCGAACGCAACGAGATCGCATGCCGCCGGGTGATGGCGTGCAGGCGCTCCTGGAGCCGTCCGTTCAACTGGTCCGGTTGCCCGGCCTCCGCCTGCTGCGCCTCCCCTCCTCCGCTCGCGGGGCGCTGCGCGCGGGGGTAGGGGAGTTCGAGTGACGGGGAGGGCAACAGCATGCGCAGTTCGAGGCGCTCGGGCTCGACCTCACCCAGGCGGACACGCTCGGCCTGCAGCCGGATGTGGGCGTCCAGGGATTCGGACGTCAGGGTGAACACGTCCAATTGGACGACCGGCTGAGCGAAGGCCCGCGCGATGAAGGTACCCAGGGTCGCGCGCACCCGGGGCGCTTCCTGCTGCGGGGTGCCGAGGTGTATGGGGCTTTTCACGACGCGTGAGCCGCTGCCCTGCCGGGACTCGATCCAGCCCTCGCCCGACAGTGCTCTCAGGGCCCGCTGAACGGTGTCCCGGGACACCGTCAACTCGTCGGCCAGGGCCCGTTGGGGCGGCAGTGTGCTGCCCAGGGGGTAGACCCCGTTGGCCAGCCGGCCGCGCAGCTCCTCCAGGACACGCCAGAACTCCCTGCCGCCCCCTTCGGTGGTCTGCTCCTCGTCCACACGGCGACCGTACCTCTTTCGGCTGACAAGCAAACCAGTTTCAGTCAAGCAGGGGTCGCCGCTGACGCCCGGTTAAGGGATCAGCCCAGCCGGGAAAACCAATCTCAAGCCAACCAGTCCAATTGGACGGGTAGTTGATCGATTCGCGGAAGTGGACGGGGTGGGACGCATGGTCTTCTTTCAACTGGTCGTCGCCGTGCTGGAATTCGGCACGGCGCAGCTGGTCCGGTCGAGGCTCGGACTGACCGGTCTGCTCGTGCTGACCTGCCTGGTGGTGGGCATACGCGCGGGGAGCGCCCGGCTGGTCTGGTGGTCGGCGGCCCTCTTCTTCCTGCTGACCCTTCAGATGCAGACGTGAGACCCCCGGACGAACGCGGCTCGGCACCTTCGTCCGCGCCGCATCCGCATCCGTATCCGCACCCGCGCCCGTCAGTTCTGCCCTCGAAGCACCCTCAGCACCGGCTCGAGCGATCCCACCACGTCCTCGGCGCCCGCGTCGCGCAGCAGCTTCTCCTTGTACGCGTTGCGTGCGTAGCCGAGGAACGGGACACCGGCCAGTCGCGCCGCCTCGTGGTCGGAGGGGGCGTCGCCGATCATCAGGGCGGCGGAGGGGGCGGCGCCCATGGCGTTCAGCGCGCGGTTGAGGCAGTGGGGGTGCGGCTTGAGCTGGTTCAGGTCCTGCGTGCGGCCGTAGAGGTTGCGGGCGAAGCAGTCGGTGAGGCCACGGCTTTCGAGATAGCCCGAGACCGTGCGGGCCGAGTTGTTGCTCGCGATGGCCAGCCGCGCTCCCACCGCGCTCCAGGTCCGGATCACCGGATCCGCGTACGCGGTCGGCCAGGCGGAGGGCACCGCCCTCAGTTCCTGCTGAGTGAGGCGTTCCTCCAGTTCGGCCACCAGGTCGCTGTGTGGATGGCGCCGGTGCACGGCGTACAGGACGACCATCGGATCCGGGTGGACCTGCTCCTCCTCCGTCAGCAACCCCCGCATGCCCTGGTGTTCGAGCCACTCCACCAGGTCCTTCGCCACGTCCTCCGCCCGGTGCCCCGCGAACAGCCGGCAGATCGGCCCGTCGAAGTCGAAGAGTACGAAGCGAGCGCGTTCGATCACTTCTCGCAGGTTCTCGGTCTCTGCTGCCACCAGTTCGGTCTGCCTCGTATCAGAAGTCACTAGGAGAGTGTCAGGTCCGTGGTGATGGTTTCCCAGAGGGCATCGAACCACTTCTGGGATTGCTCCACGAACGCGGCGTCCCGCATACCGGACCGCTTCTCGAAGGAGAAGAGGAGGGAGTCCGAACCCAGGGCGTCGTACATGTCCAGCGTCACGTCGGCCATCTCCTCCTCCCGCCGGGTGACCATGTAGTACGCGAGCAGGGCCTCGACCTCGTTGAGAAGGTACAGCTTCACGGGCGGGGTGAAGGGGAGAGCCCGGAACGTCACCCGTACGTCGATACCGTGCGAGGAGCGCAGGGCGCGGAGGTTGTGCTGGAGGACGTGGACCTGGGCGTTGCGCTGGGCCAGCCAGCGCCCGTGGACCGGGTCGTCGTCGACCCGGCCGTCGACGGAGACCGGGAAGGCCAGGTTGATGTCCCGGGACGGAAGCAGGATGCGGACGTCGATCGACTCAGGGCGCAGGCGGCCCTCGTGGATCAGACGGACCGGTTCACCGAGCGCGAGCATGAGGGTCTCCGCGGTCAGACAGGCCGCGTCGATCCGGACGTGCGGCGCCGAGAACGCCTGCGCCAGACGGGGCGCCAGGCCGACCATCGTCGTCTGGGGCTCGTCCTGTGCCGGGGCCGGCTCCGCGATCCGGGGCGGGCTCCCCTTGCTGACGTTGCTGAGCAGGCCGTCGTCCTGAAGGGCGCGCAGGGCCTGCCGGACGGTCCCCCGTTCGACGCCGAACTCCTCCGCCAGCTCGGCCTGCGTGGGCAGACGGTCTCCCGCCTTGAGGTCTCCGGCCCGGATCCGTTCCCTCAGGACGTCGGCGATCTCCTGCGGCGAAAGCCTTCTGCTGCCGTTCACTGCAACGTTCTCCTGGGTCACGACCAAACGTTACAACTCCCACCCATCTACGGGGAGTTGTTTAAAAGTTGTTTATGACTGGTGGCCAAGTGGGGACAACCTAAGCAGAGTTGGCAGCCAACTTGGTCAAGTTGGCGGAAGTTTTGCCTCCCCCGTCGAGCCGGCTGCCGCAGCTCCCCGGCCTCACCCCCGCACACCCCAGAGGAACCACCACGCCACAGTAGAAACAGGAGAACCGCCCATGCCCGCCATCGCCCTTCTCTCCGCCCTCTTCGTCGTCGGCTTCGACCAGTTCGTCCAGTGGCAGTACGGCACGACCGGCGTCGTCGGTCTGCTGCTGCTCACCGTCGGGGTCAAGGCGAAGAGCCCCACCTGCAGCTCCATCGGGGCGGTCGTCCTCGCCCTGCTGGTGGCCGGCCCCGCCCTGTGAGCCCCGGCCCGGAGGCGGTCAGCCCGAAAGCAGCAGCTCGGAGCTGATGGTCTCCCACAGCGCGTCGAACCACCGATGGGACTGTTCCACGAACGTGGTGTCCCTCAGCCCGGCTCCGTGCGCGAACGGGAAGAGCATCGACTGCGTGCCCTGGACGTCGTACATCTCCAGGTACTCGTGGTCGACCTCCTCCTCGCGCCTGGCCAGGGTGTAGTACGCGAAGAGCGCCTCGGTCCCGTTGAGCAGGTACAGCTTCACGGGCGGCGTGAAGGGCAGCGCGCGGAAGGCGACGTTGACGTCGATGCCGTGCGTGGCGCGCAGGGCGAGCAGGTTGTGGCGCAGCACCTGACCCTGGGCGTTGCGGTTGGTGAGCCAGTTGCGCTGGAGCCGTCCCGAGGCCGAGGCGTCCACCGGGGCCGGGAAGGCCAGGTCGATGTCGCTGCTGGGGAGCAGGACGCGCACGTCCACCTTGGCTGGTTTCATACGGCCCGCGTGAATTTGCCGGAGGGGCTCGCCCATGGCAAGGGTGAGCGAAATCGAGGTCAGGCAGAGCGCGTCGATCTCCACGTGCCTGGCCCCGAAGGCGGCCGTGATCCGGCCGCCCAGTGCCACCGTGGTGGGCTGCGGTGAGGCTTCCGGGCCGGTCAGAGCCCGTTCCAGGGTGTCGGCGACGGTGGCCGGGCTCCCCTTGGACATGTTGACGAGCAGGTGCTCCGACTGCAGGATGCGCAGCGCCTGACGGACGGCCCCGCGCTCGACGCCGAACTCGTCGGCCAGTTTGGCCTGCGTGGGCATGCGCTGGCCCGGCCGCAGCTTGCCGGACCTGATCCGGCTCCGCAGTTCGTCGGCCACCTCACGGTGTGACCTCTGTGGCCGTGGTGACCTGTTCCGCCCATTGGCGGCGGCGTGTTCCGGCTCCACGACCGAACACTACAACTTCGCGCCATCTTTGGGCAGTTGAAGGATAGGTGGTTATGAGTCGACCCAACGCGGAGATAACTATGAGTGAGTTGGTTGCCAACTTAAGCAACATGGTCAAACTTCCCGAAGGGTTGGCCGCCAGAGTCGCCCAGGCACACGTTCGATCGACCAGGTGGACGGTCCCAGCGGGGTCCGCCTCGCCGTCCCGAAGGAGGGACCGTCATGCCGCTCATCGCCCTCGCCGTCGCCGCCCTCGCCATCGGATTCGAACAGATCATCCAGTGGAGGTACGGGCCGATGGGCCTCATCGCCTTCGCCGTGCTGACCGTCGGCCTCAAGGCCAAGAACACCACCATCAGCGGCATCGGGGCTGTGATCCTCGTCCTGCTGCTCTCCCAGTCCGGCTGATCGGGCGCCACCGTCCGGCAGTCCGGCTGACCGGGTTCCCCTCCGGAGGGGAGCCGGGAGCTCGGTCAGTCCGCACGACGCACCACCGCACGTCGAAAAACAACCACAACCGCAGTGCTACGGATCACCATCACGCACGAAGAACGATCACGCACGAAGAACCGGAACCCGGAACCCAGAACCCGGAGCACGAGCACGGAACCCGGTTCGGGATGCCGCGGCCACAGGGAGGAGCAGGAGTCGGGCCAGTAGAACGCGGGAATCAGAAGATGTCCGGGCACCACGGTCGCCTGGACGTGCGGAGCAGGGCGTCGGCCACGGAGGCGGCGCCCTCTCGTTCTTCCCGCACCCGCCCGAGCGCGGCGAGCCGCACCGCCGACGCTTCGCCGAGCCACAGGGCCGACAGCTCACGCACGTCCAGCGTGAGGTCGGCGCTCTGTCCGGTCGGAGCACACACCGCCCCGTCCGGGCCCGCGTCCAGCCGGTAGCGCCCGGCGGACAGTCCGTCCCCGTCGGTGACGTCCAGGACGAGAGTCCCCGAGCCGGCGTACGTACGCGCCTCCATCGCCCGTACGACATCCAGGATCCGCACCCACAGCCAGTCCGCCTGGGTGGTGATCCGGGCGGCGCGCGGATCAGGCAGGAAGTCCGGCAGCAGGTCGTCGGGGGCGCGCCAGCCGGTCTTGACCTGGGTGATCCAGTCGATCGAGCAGAGGTAGTGCCACAGGGCGCGCTCGGCGGCGGGGGTCACTCCGATCAGCC
It encodes:
- a CDS encoding winged helix-turn-helix domain-containing protein, which translates into the protein MADELRSRIRSGKLRPGQRMPTQAKLADEFGVERGAVRQALRILQSEHLLVNMSKGSPATVADTLERALTGPEASPQPTTVALGGRITAAFGARHVEIDALCLTSISLTLAMGEPLRQIHAGRMKPAKVDVRVLLPSSDIDLAFPAPVDASASGRLQRNWLTNRNAQGQVLRHNLLALRATHGIDVNVAFRALPFTPPVKLYLLNGTEALFAYYTLARREEEVDHEYLEMYDVQGTQSMLFPFAHGAGLRDTTFVEQSHRWFDALWETISSELLLSG
- a CDS encoding GntR family transcriptional regulator; amino-acid sequence: MDEEQTTEGGGREFWRVLEELRGRLANGVYPLGSTLPPQRALADELTVSRDTVQRALRALSGEGWIESRQGSGSRVVKSPIHLGTPQQEAPRVRATLGTFIARAFAQPVVQLDVFTLTSESLDAHIRLQAERVRLGEVEPERLELRMLLPSPSLELPYPRAQRPASGGGEAQQAEAGQPDQLNGRLQERLHAITRRHAISLRSALRDLQTEGLVPSVRVEVRHVPLTPTFKLYLRPGAEALFGPYEVVERSILMDDETEAETEVDAIDVLGLGSTLTRHVNDEGDPDSSGSVFVESMHAWFDSCWNLLAQPS
- a CDS encoding HAD family hydrolase, translating into MTSDTRQTELVAAETENLREVIERARFVLFDFDGPICRLFAGHRAEDVAKDLVEWLEHQGMRGLLTEEEQVHPDPMVVLYAVHRRHPHSDLVAELEERLTQQELRAVPSAWPTAYADPVIRTWSAVGARLAIASNNSARTVSGYLESRGLTDCFARNLYGRTQDLNQLKPHPHCLNRALNAMGAAPSAALMIGDAPSDHEAARLAGVPFLGYARNAYKEKLLRDAGAEDVVGSLEPVLRVLRGQN
- a CDS encoding GntR family transcriptional regulator, producing MVVTQENVAVNGSRRLSPQEIADVLRERIRAGDLKAGDRLPTQAELAEEFGVERGTVRQALRALQDDGLLSNVSKGSPPRIAEPAPAQDEPQTTMVGLAPRLAQAFSAPHVRIDAACLTAETLMLALGEPVRLIHEGRLRPESIDVRILLPSRDINLAFPVSVDGRVDDDPVHGRWLAQRNAQVHVLQHNLRALRSSHGIDVRVTFRALPFTPPVKLYLLNEVEALLAYYMVTRREEEMADVTLDMYDALGSDSLLFSFEKRSGMRDAAFVEQSQKWFDALWETITTDLTLS